From one Liolophura sinensis isolate JHLJ2023 chromosome 10, CUHK_Ljap_v2, whole genome shotgun sequence genomic stretch:
- the LOC135476359 gene encoding potassium voltage-gated channel protein Shaw-like codes for MADTRIYPETPAPETPLPVFPDSLPPGETETQRVDSTSDVSDHPEFNVSITKTASGESSGKKILVKEKNKKVDEPKPAEDLRRVVLNVGGTRHESSIMTLSKFPQTRLGRLASSMQTSSSNEIQTDPAQDPDLPELFFDRDPVLFGFILNFYRTGQLHVPLGVCGPMFKTELDFWQLDDREIEPCCFVTYVSYEETNEALAQFDYSVTETQQYDQADRQTLGSDSCWQRFRPKLWKGLQSPYTSTVAMVYAIISVLLVLVSIAVFVVETLPYFGQHTLHSRKEAGTEWTSADLRHDLDIFSDISNYDILIIIDNGCNAFFFVEYMVKLLAAPSKKSYIGSPISVIELLCIIPYYMAMAIVFWHHNPIELFDLLRVLYATRVLRIFRIFVLMKHFMALKILVYTIKASTKELLLLVLILLIGVIIFACMEYYAELLTESEGNASDFPNIPIAFWWALVTMTTVGYGDVYPRTWFGYIVGAGCAISGVLVVALTVPIIVNNFSVYYTHAQSREKLKLRKKQLEDSTKAKKSVEEAAGVRLVVRCLLGIAPVLDRPTTHAR; via the exons ATGGCGGACACTAGGATTTACCCAGAAACCCCTGCACCGGAAACGCCGTTACCGGTATTTCCCGATTCTTTGCCGCCAGGAGAAACAGAAACTCAAAGAGTGGATTCCACTTCAGACGTAAGTGACCATCCTGAATTCAATGTTTCCATCACAAAAACTGCATCGGGCGAATCAAGCGGAAAGAAAATCTTAgtcaaggaaaaaaacaaaaaggtggaCGAGCCAAAGCCGGCTGAAGATCTTAGAAGAGTCGTTCTTAATGTTGGAGGTACAAGGCACGAGTCTTCCATCATGACGCTGTCCAAATTCCCTCAAACTCGTCTGGGACGCCTGGCAAGTTCGATGCAAACGTCATCCTCCAACGAGATTCAAACTGACCCAGCGCAGGACCCAGACTTGCCCGAATTGTTCTTCGACCGAGATCCAGTTCTATTTGGCTTCATCCTGAACTTTTATCGGACAGGTCAGCTTCACGTTCCTTTGGGCGTCTGTGGGCCTATGTTCAAAACGGAGCTAGACTTCTGGCAGTTGGATGACCGCGAAATTGAGCCCTGTTGCTTTGTAACGTATGTCAGTTACGAGGAAACCAACGAGGCCCTGGCTCAGTTTGATTACTCTGTGACGGAAACTCAGCAGTATGAccaagcagacagacagacgctgGGATCGGACAGCTGCTGGCAGCGCTTCCGGCCCAAGCTTTGGAAGGGTCTACAAAGTCCGTACACGTCGACGGTCGCGATG GTGTACGCCATCATCTCGGTGCTGCTGGTGTTGGTGTCCATAGCCGTGTTCGTCGTGGAGACGTTGCCATACTTCGGCCAGCACACTCTGCACTCACGGAAAGAGGCCGGCACCGAATGGACCAGCGCTGACTTGAGGCATGATCTTGACATCTTCTCCGACATTTCCAATTATGATATCCTCATCATCATCGACAACGGCTGTAACGCGTTCTTCTTCGTGGAGTACATGGTGAAACTTTTAGCGGCTCCATCGAAGAAGAGCTATATAGGTTCTCCGATTTCAGTGATAGAACTGCTGTGCATTATACCCTACTACATGGCCATGGCGATTGTCTTCTGGCATCACAATCCCATCGAGCTCTTCGACTTACTCCGGGTGCTGTACGCCACTCGGGTCCTGCGAATCTTCCGAATTTTCGTTCTCATGAAGCATTTCATGGCGCTGAAGATTTTGGTCTACACCATCAAAGCCAGTACCAAGGAACTACTCTTGCTAGTGCTCATTCTGCTCATCGGTGTCATAATATTTGCCTGCATGGAGTACTACGCCGAACTACTTACAGAGAGTGAAGGGAATGCGTCTGACTTTCCTAACATCCCCATCGCGTTCTGGTGGGCCCTGGTTACCATGACGACAGTTGGTTACGGCGACGTGTACCCTAGGACCTGGTTTGGTTACATCGTCGGCGCTGGTTGCGCCATCAGCGGTGTGCTGGTCGTGGCTCTCACGGTGCCTATCATCGTCAACAACTTCTCCGTGTACTACACTCACGCCCAATCTCGCGAGAAACTCAAACTGCGGAAGAAGCAGTTGGAAGACAGTACAAAGGCGAAAAAATCTGTGGAAGAAGCCGCTGGGGTTAGGCTGGTCGTTCGGTGTCTTCTCGGCATCGCTCCCGTACTGGATCGGCCGACGACCCATGCAAGGTAA